One region of Thermoplasmata archaeon genomic DNA includes:
- the gltA gene encoding citrate synthase, with translation MPESEEVSKGLEDVIIKWTRLTTIDGEKGILRYGGYSIEDVVKSGAQVEEIQYLFLYGKLPNAEELKKFRENIEKGYKLPDYVIDLIRKLPPESDTVAMQMTAFAAMAAAETKFKWNKDTNREIAALSIGRMSAITANIYRHIMGLKPKLPEPSQSFAQSFLTATFDKAPKREDIEAMNAALMLYTDHEVPASTTGGLVAVSTLSDIYSGVTAALAALKGPLHGGAAEAAIAQFAEIGSEDKVEKWFNDNIVAGNKRLMGFGHRVYRTYDPRAKIFKAIGENLSKNNAEASKMYKIATKLDSLGIKQFGAKGIYPNTDFYSGIVYMSMGFPLRNNLYTGLFALSRITGWQAHFIEYVEEQPRLIRPRAIYKGAESREFVPLKNRV, from the coding sequence ATGCCAGAAAGTGAAGAAGTAAGCAAAGGCTTAGAAGATGTAATAATAAAGTGGACCAGGCTGACTACCATTGATGGCGAAAAAGGTATTTTGAGATATGGTGGTTATTCTATTGAGGATGTTGTAAAGAGCGGAGCTCAGGTAGAAGAGATTCAGTATCTATTTCTTTATGGAAAGCTTCCTAATGCAGAGGAACTGAAAAAGTTCAGAGAAAATATTGAGAAAGGGTATAAATTGCCAGATTACGTGATTGACCTGATACGAAAGTTACCGCCAGAATCGGACACTGTTGCAATGCAAATGACCGCATTTGCGGCTATGGCTGCGGCAGAGACAAAATTCAAGTGGAACAAAGATACAAACAGAGAGATTGCAGCGCTTTCTATTGGCAGGATGTCTGCAATTACCGCAAACATATACCGGCACATAATGGGCCTAAAACCAAAGTTGCCAGAGCCATCTCAAAGTTTTGCACAAAGCTTTCTCACCGCCACTTTCGATAAGGCACCAAAAAGAGAGGATATAGAAGCAATGAACGCCGCGTTGATGCTTTACACAGATCACGAAGTTCCGGCGTCTACCACAGGCGGATTAGTGGCAGTATCTACGCTGTCTGATATATACTCAGGTGTAACTGCCGCGCTGGCAGCATTGAAAGGACCACTTCACGGCGGAGCAGCAGAAGCGGCAATCGCGCAGTTTGCAGAGATAGGATCAGAAGACAAGGTTGAAAAGTGGTTTAATGACAATATAGTGGCAGGAAACAAGAGATTGATGGGATTTGGGCACAGAGTGTACAGAACTTATGATCCGAGAGCCAAGATATTCAAGGCGATTGGAGAGAACTTGAGCAAAAACAATGCAGAAGCAAGCAAGATGTACAAAATTGCCACAAAGCTTGATAGTCTTGGAATTAAGCAGTTTGGAGCTAAAGGCATATATCCAAACACAGATTTTTATTCGGGCATTGTTTACATGTCAATGGGGTTCCCGCTCAGAAACAATCTTTATACGGGGCTGTTCGCGCTGTCCAGAATCACGGGCTGGCAGGCTCACTTTATCGAGTATGTGGAAGAGCAACCTCGGCTCATAAGGCCTAGAGCAATATACAAAGGTGCAGAATCAAGGGAATTTGTGCCATTGAAAAATAGAGTTTAA
- a CDS encoding DUF790 family protein, with the protein MFPTALMMFRKSRAGTIRPIFITAENTDYCIRVLDLFKTSINSKRSEIEDRLKILELKSQNPKFIKGLALLLFRYSDFERSSTLDSEQVREAIFREAQNPAVAPEQKYEILERVAKTYNVSAHDIEEAMYADKESEYVLKKVYDADPDMLAKQFNLEQLETIVLKSVELKISEAKNWSMIYRKMKSLGLLYIIDHENAIIVNGPISVLEQTERYGARLALLLRYLVNMHEWRIDAKIVLKDSSKEKKEYLLSLNSSVSYYLPLAKIEEPKVPDLKYRIDKAEPVIIDGQVYIADYSVEIQGTKVYIDISRPIYMDKNKKIKELMHINHINWEIFYYIENNEKNVKGEICFKNNIDWDKITKYIEYKYDKKENDFEKIKRDIEALYPDSDRIIEYLESRGYVPDEILKSMGYRIKWEGLRLRVL; encoded by the coding sequence GTGTTCCCGACAGCGTTGATGATGTTTCGTAAATCGAGAGCCGGCACGATCAGGCCTATATTTATCACTGCAGAGAACACAGATTACTGTATTAGAGTACTGGATCTGTTTAAAACAAGCATAAACTCTAAAAGGTCAGAGATTGAAGACAGATTAAAGATTCTAGAGCTCAAGTCTCAAAACCCCAAATTCATAAAGGGTCTGGCGCTGTTGCTGTTTCGTTATTCTGACTTTGAGCGTTCTTCAACACTGGATTCTGAGCAGGTTCGAGAAGCTATCTTTCGCGAAGCTCAAAACCCTGCAGTAGCACCAGAGCAAAAATATGAGATACTGGAGCGAGTAGCAAAGACATACAACGTTTCTGCTCATGATATAGAAGAGGCTATGTACGCAGACAAAGAGAGTGAATACGTACTGAAAAAAGTGTATGATGCAGATCCAGACATGCTGGCAAAACAGTTTAATTTAGAGCAGCTGGAAACAATAGTATTAAAGAGCGTAGAACTGAAAATATCAGAGGCTAAAAACTGGAGCATGATATACAGGAAGATGAAGAGTCTGGGGCTCTTATATATTATTGATCATGAAAACGCGATTATTGTGAACGGTCCGATCTCAGTGCTGGAGCAGACAGAACGGTATGGTGCTCGGCTTGCACTGTTATTGCGATATCTAGTCAATATGCATGAATGGCGCATTGATGCTAAGATAGTATTGAAAGACAGCAGCAAAGAAAAGAAAGAGTATTTGCTGTCATTGAACAGTAGCGTTTCTTATTATCTGCCGCTCGCAAAGATCGAAGAGCCAAAAGTGCCGGATCTCAAGTATCGAATTGATAAGGCAGAACCCGTCATAATTGACGGGCAGGTATATATTGCAGATTACAGTGTTGAGATTCAAGGAACTAAGGTATATATTGATATTTCCAGGCCTATATATATGGATAAAAACAAGAAAATAAAAGAGCTGATGCATATTAATCACATAAACTGGGAGATATTCTACTACATTGAAAACAACGAAAAAAACGTGAAGGGTGAAATATGTTTTAAAAATAACATTGACTGGGATAAGATTACTAAATATATTGAATATAAATATGATAAAAAGGAAAATGATTTCGAGAAAATAAAGAGAGACATAGAAGCATTATATCCTGATTCAGACCGCATAATAGAGTATCTTGAATCTCGAGGATACGTGCCGGACGAGATATTGAAGAGCATGGGATACAGGATAAAATGGGAGGGACTAAGGCTTAGGGTTCTGTGA
- a CDS encoding cation:proton antiporter, producing the protein MEALVFISSIALIIIIGYIGQLAFQKYRVPDIIILILIGLIIGPLMHIVSQSLFVNYISIIADIALIIILFDAGLNLKFIELAKNFKKTIILTVLSYGSIAAIIAVSLYYLNGWAIKDCLIYAFILAAPSVTVLSVLIKKLDLDDSTKHIFILESTISDILTVVLAISLLSFSSFNYSSILTVSKSLLENFLVGIFFGVIVGILWLELLRLVEKWEFSYTLTLAVLFILFVVSQMVSSSGMLAVVTFGIILGNNDEIRFIFTRNKYIKNIFPLKEWKMSDQIQVFHSEVTFFIKTFMFVSLGILITINILSLRSLLLSTLILAIIYLTRYIIVSLVKLKNSGYMIFIIPRGLTQAVVALYVVALYTDTAMNMLVSIVVTVIIVSNIVSSTYLFIKRKDVSQNPKP; encoded by the coding sequence GATTGATAATAGGACCTCTCATGCATATTGTTTCACAGTCTTTATTTGTAAATTACATATCGATCATTGCGGATATAGCGCTAATAATAATACTATTTGATGCAGGATTGAACCTGAAGTTTATAGAGCTTGCCAAAAATTTTAAGAAAACAATCATACTGACCGTACTGTCTTACGGCAGTATAGCTGCCATCATAGCAGTAAGCTTGTATTACCTGAATGGCTGGGCTATAAAAGATTGCCTTATATATGCATTCATTCTTGCAGCGCCGAGCGTCACGGTCTTGTCAGTGTTGATCAAGAAGCTGGATCTGGATGATAGCACCAAACATATTTTCATACTTGAGTCTACTATATCAGATATATTGACTGTGGTACTGGCTATATCGTTGCTTTCTTTCTCATCGTTCAATTATTCATCGATTCTGACTGTCTCAAAATCGCTGCTTGAAAATTTCTTGGTGGGCATATTTTTCGGAGTGATTGTGGGGATATTGTGGCTCGAGCTTTTGAGATTGGTTGAAAAATGGGAGTTTAGCTACACGCTTACGCTTGCAGTGCTGTTTATCTTGTTTGTGGTATCTCAGATGGTCAGCAGCAGCGGCATGCTGGCAGTGGTCACATTCGGCATAATACTCGGAAACAACGATGAAATCAGGTTCATATTTACAAGGAACAAGTATATTAAAAACATATTTCCTTTAAAAGAATGGAAGATGAGCGATCAGATCCAGGTATTTCATTCTGAAGTTACATTTTTCATTAAGACCTTCATGTTCGTATCGTTAGGAATATTGATTACTATCAACATCCTTTCACTGAGATCTCTGTTGCTGAGCACCCTGATCCTCGCCATAATATACTTAACTCGCTACATAATAGTATCACTGGTCAAATTAAAAAATAGCGGATACATGATTTTTATCATACCTAGGGGATTGACACAGGCGGTCGTGGCACTTTACGTAGTTGCTCTTTACACAGATACTGCCATGAACATGCTGGTAAGCATTGTTGTTACCGTCATAATTGTCTCGAACATTGTTTCTTCTACATACCTGTTCATAAAAAGAAAAGATGTTTCACAGAACCCTAAGCCTTAG
- a CDS encoding DEAD/DEAH box helicase family protein, giving the protein MKIYYNKGTILVKDLEEAAEKPDYLVFDARIQLYRAPAYKYPDLKKRYSNVEDAVFEESQQYNFKHTEKLRDYQKNAVEMWLKNDANGVIVLPTAAGKTHIGIEAISLLSTSTLVIAPTIELIHQWRDKLASVFNVEVGQLGGGLKDLKPITISTYDSAYLMAESLGNKFRFLLVDEVHHLAASQFIQIAKLFASPYRLGLTATYERTDLLHKNLEEVMGGKIFEMGYEELSEYLSDYQIIRIPVDLTPEEEEEYEKNHAIFLRYLRKHRIQMRGPWDFEKFILSSWNPEGREALLAWRTARSIAFSARVKIDAVRYVLSKHQNEKTLIFSEDTDTAYLISREFLVPALTYLTPGEERKRYLSMFKDGSITALATSRVLDEGVDVPDASIAIVLSGSGSTRQFRQRLGRILRPQENKKAILYEIIAKKTSEYNTSRRRRKGVPDSVDDVS; this is encoded by the coding sequence ATGAAGATCTATTATAACAAAGGTACAATTCTCGTTAAGGATCTGGAAGAAGCGGCTGAGAAACCAGACTATTTAGTATTTGATGCGAGGATCCAGCTATATAGGGCACCTGCATACAAGTACCCAGATCTGAAAAAACGGTATTCTAACGTTGAAGATGCAGTATTTGAAGAATCTCAACAGTATAACTTCAAGCATACTGAGAAATTGAGAGACTATCAGAAAAACGCGGTCGAAATGTGGCTTAAAAATGATGCGAATGGAGTGATCGTGCTGCCTACCGCCGCAGGAAAGACGCATATTGGCATTGAGGCAATATCGTTGTTGTCAACTTCCACGCTTGTTATTGCGCCTACTATAGAACTGATCCATCAGTGGCGTGATAAGCTTGCATCGGTGTTCAATGTCGAGGTCGGGCAGCTTGGAGGAGGACTGAAAGATTTGAAGCCGATCACGATCAGCACTTACGATTCTGCGTATTTGATGGCAGAGAGCTTGGGCAATAAGTTCAGGTTCTTGCTCGTAGACGAGGTACATCATCTAGCAGCATCGCAGTTTATACAGATCGCAAAGTTATTTGCCTCTCCCTACAGGCTGGGGCTCACAGCAACTTATGAGCGCACTGACCTGCTTCACAAGAATCTTGAAGAAGTGATGGGCGGCAAGATTTTTGAGATGGGGTACGAAGAGCTCAGTGAGTATCTATCAGATTACCAGATTATCAGAATACCCGTGGATCTCACGCCTGAAGAGGAGGAGGAATATGAGAAGAACCATGCTATTTTTTTAAGGTACCTAAGAAAGCACAGGATCCAGATGCGGGGTCCTTGGGACTTTGAAAAGTTCATATTGAGCTCATGGAATCCTGAAGGCAGGGAAGCGTTGCTTGCGTGGAGAACTGCAAGATCTATAGCATTCAGTGCAAGAGTGAAAATAGATGCAGTAAGATATGTGCTTTCAAAACATCAAAATGAGAAAACACTGATCTTCTCTGAAGACACAGATACTGCATATTTGATATCTCGAGAGTTTCTTGTGCCAGCGCTTACGTATTTGACTCCGGGAGAAGAGCGAAAGAGATATTTATCTATGTTCAAAGATGGTTCTATCACTGCGCTAGCAACATCACGCGTATTGGATGAGGGTGTGGATGTTCCAGATGCTTCTATTGCGATAGTGTTAAGTGGTTCTGGCAGTACTAGACAGTTCAGACAGAGGCTTGGGCGCATACTCAGGCCGCAAGAGAACAAGAAAGCGATACTGTACGAAATAATAGCAAAGAAAACATCAGAGTACAATACTTCAAGACGGAGGAGAAAAGGTGTTCCCGACAGCGTTGATGATGTTTCGTAA